A single window of Drosophila suzukii chromosome 3, CBGP_Dsuzu_IsoJpt1.0, whole genome shotgun sequence DNA harbors:
- the LOC118878926 gene encoding protein lin-28 homolog A-like, which produces MQILRAFAGIRLDKPKELVSKELNRNRSDNGGFRCGNCNARGHIAKDCRKPARVPGSCYACGKFGHFVAQCEERKGNAENKYHAS; this is translated from the exons ATGCAAATTCTCCGTGCGTTTGCTGGTATCCGTTTGGACAAGCCAAAGGAGTTGGTGTCGAAGGAGCTGAACAGGAATAGGAGCGACAACGGAGGATTCCGCTGCGGTAATTGCAACGCCAGAGGACACATCGCTAAGGATTGTCGAAAGCCAGCAAGGGTGCCAGGATCCTGCTATGCTTGTGGCAAGTTCGGCCACTTCGTAGCCCAATGCGAGGAAAGGAAGGGAAATgctgaaaataaatat CATGCATCTTAG